DNA sequence from the Methanothermobacter thermautotrophicus genome:
TTCAACATTCTCAATTCCACCTGTGATCTTACCTATCATGTTGGTGCCGTTGAATGGTTCCCCGGTGGGGCCATATTCATCATTGTCCTCAAGCCTCACACCCACCATACCTATGTGGCGCCGTGACATGTTGGTTATGCCTATGTTTCCCTTCTTAACGCATCTCTCAGGCGTATTTTCAGGTATGAGGCCCTTTGCCAGTGATTTATCCCCTTCAAACATGACCACCTTCATTCCAGGGAAGGCAAAGTGTACCTTTAGGGATCCTATCGGTGTGTCTATGAGGCCTGTGAGCCTGCGGAAGTACCAGGAGGATCTGGGGGCATCCGGGTCAAGTTCTATCTCAAGGATCTTATCCGGATCAATGCCAATGGTCCTGACCTTCCCCTCCCTCAGGATGTCCATGGTGTAGGGTGGGTCCTGGACCACGACGATGGCATCATCGTCAAGTATACCCTCACGCACCTGTTCTATACCATATCCCCTGAGATACTCCTCGGCCTCCTTCTGGGTCATGGCCACTGTCATTATCCTTCCAGGTTCGCATTCAACCGTTATCTGGTCTCCCTCACCTGCTATGTCAACCAGTTCCATGCCCTCTGTAACATGGCCTATGATGCTGTGGGAGGGGGTTGAAACCCTGTCCTCCCTGTAGATGTAGACCCTTCCAGCGCCCCTTCCTGTGTTTCTGAGTGTCACTGTCCCACGGTTTCTCTTGTCAATTTTTTCAGGGTCCTTTTTTATCCCCTGGAGCGAGTAAAAGCCTATGAAGGAATTTGCCTCATAGTCAACCCTGAGTTTCCCGTCCTCCAGCATCGAGAAGAAGTGTTCCACTGACTGTGGTGATTCAGGGGAGGGTTTAACCTTCACGTAGGTGAAGAGCTGGTTGCCCTCCTCAAGTTCTGTGTTGAGGTCTGTTACAGCGGCGCTTTCAACAATGCTCTTCCTTTCAACCACGGGTTCAACCGATTTCACCATGTCATCCTGGGTTAAACTCTCAACCGTCCTTTTTCCGCCGGTTATCCTTGCAAATACTCCCCTGTTCTCCCCTGGAACCCCATATACTGCTGAGTGGGGTTCCCTGGATATTATTATATGTGTTGAGTCAGGGCTGAAACCTGATAGGCTCATTATAACTTCATCTTCATCGTAGGTGAATTCATCCCCTGAGGGTTCAAGTTCTGTCCTGAGGGGCCCCATTGAGACCTCAGATGGAGTGGTCCACCTGATGCGCATGTTCTCAAGACCGGTGTAGATCCTCCTCCACTCCTCGACTATGCCCGGTGCATCATCGGGCAGGAGTTCCAGGAGTATGCTACCTGCTGTGGTCCTGATGCGGTAGGTGTCTATTGTCCTCTCAAGTTCCCTTGTACCGCTTATGAGGCAAATCAGTGTTCCCTCCACATATGGGGCGCCTGTTGCCTCAAGGGCATCCCTCACCGTGGAGCCATCCGGAAGTTCGACTTCCACCCCGTTGACCTTAACAAACATGATTTCTCCCTCATAGAATTTCTTCACTCAATCTTTTTTCCCCAAACATAGAATATCCCCATAATATGGTTCTTCAAGACTTCTCCTCGGTCACTCCGGTTATTATATCACTTTCAAGGTCAAAGAGGACCCCCTCATCATCATCAAACCGCAGATAAAGCCTCTGATCGACTATTATTTCTCCGACATCTGATGCTGTTATCCCAACGGATTCCAGCAGTTCGATACATTCATCCACATTTTCAGGGGCTGCTGTTAAAACGAATCCTGATCCTGGATACATCTTAAGCCAGCTGTCCCAGTCAACGGATCTGTTCCTTGGGATGGACTCCATTTCAATCCTTGCCCCCACATCTGAAGCTTCAAGGAGCATTCCAAGTGTTCCGAGTGTGCCGGGGTTACTTATGTCCTTCCCTGCTGTTACAAGGCGCCTCTCTGCGAGTTCTGCCATGATATCTATCTGTGCCTGCACATCCTCGGGGCTCTTATGGGTGGTTGTATCCCAGTTCAGGGGAAATGATGGGTGTGGCCTCCCATCGAGGTCTATCCCAACAATGACACGGTCCCCTGGCCTGGCGTCACAGCTTGTTATGAGGGCATCCTCGGAGGCTACCCCGGCAATTGAAACATCGAGGGCATCGTAGGGGGTGTCGGGGTGAACGTGGCCCCCCACCATTGGGACGCCGAATTTCTCTGCACCATCCCTTATGCCCTCCATGACACGGTAACATGTTTCACTGGAGTTTATTGACAGTACATTGACCATGCCCACAGGTTTACCGCCCATGGCAGCGATATCATTAACGTTAACAAGGACAGAACAGTACCCTGCCCAGTAGGGATCGGCGTCCATCAGACGGCCCCATATGCCGTCTGCTGCCAGTAAAAGAAGTTTACCATCCCCGATCCTTATTGCTGATGCGTCGTCGCCGTATCCCAGGTAGGTGTTCCCTGAAACATTGTATGCATCATTCAGAATAGAAACAATATTCTTTATTGGTCTTTTTCTTGTTACACCCTCAAAATTTTTAAGGGAATGGATGATATGATCTAAATCCAATTCCACACCTCTTTGTATCGGTTTAGGTGTATCTCACAGTGTATTCTGCACCTATATTATCTATAATCTGTAGCAGATCCTTTTTAAAGCTTTCCAAGTCCTCTATTTCAATGGTGTCCCTGCCCCTGAACAGTTCCCTGTGGATCCTTTCACCCACTATGTCATCCCATCCTCCCTCAAATTCTATTATTATGGAGCCAGAGCATTTGAAACCATTCCTGACAACCCTGTCAATGTCGCCGTCGGTGATGCCGATGATGGGAACATCGAACCTGTAGAGTATGTCTGCTGCCACAAGGGTTGTGTCGTCTCCCACGGTGACGACCAGGTCCGCGTCATGGAGGCTGTAGATGTCCTCTGCTGCGTGGTTGAGGAATGAAACCCTGTACATCTCCTTAATATTTTCTCTCAGCTTCACCTTTCTGGGTTTTACATCAGATCGTCTGAGGAGTCCTGTCTTCACCACAGCGTCCTTAAGGTTGACCCTTCCAAGTTTCTCGACACCGTGTTTCTTTATTCGCCCCCCAATTATATCTGTGATCATCCCGTCCTCTGCAACAAGTGTGACGTCATCTGAGGTTGAGGTCCCCACCACTATACCATTGACAAAGATGTTCTCGTTCGCTGAGACACCCACGAGTCTGCGGTATTCCCTGGTGTCAGGTTCCTGTTGGTTACAGGGCTCTCCATGGAATATTTCACGGCATATCTCCTGGGGGTCCACCAGTTCAAGGCCGAGCTCCTCTGCAATCTCTTCAGCAAAGGGGAGGACCTCCTCCCTCCAGGGGACAACGCTACCATCTGGCTCCCCAGGCCTTTCTATCTGTACCATGGGCGGTTTCCTCTCCGACCTCTGGAAGACCTTGTAGCCGAATCCGTGGCCGGTTATACGGGATTTTCCATAGTTCATGAGCACGACAAGGTCATGGCCCTCCTCTGCAAAGAGATCAACCGATTCACTTGGAAGTCTCTTCTCTGAGATGTCTATGACATCCTCAAGGTGGGCGTCATAGACAGCTGTTCTTCCCATGGTGCCTCCCAGTCTTGCCTTCACATGGCCGTATTTTCCAAGAAATTCTATGAGCTTTGCTGCATAGCCAGAATCAACAATGTGTGGCCCGTGAACAACCACTCCTATCCTCATGAAATCACCTGAAGTTTCAGTTTCTGTGCCTCTTGCGGACTATCCTTGAACCGCATATCTCACATTCCTCAAATTCATAGTCAGGGGGATACACCTTCCGGCACCCGGTACATACCCGCCTCCAGAGGTAGGTGTCCCTTATGCCTGATGTTAGGACACTCCTGAACCCTATACCCAGGATTTTCAGTGTGTTCTGTATTGTGTAGTCGTCTGTTATAACAAGAACTTCATCATCCCCCTTCAGTGATAACGCAAGGCCTATTACCTCCATGTCCGTGGGGGAAAGCCTCAGTATGTCTCCTGACTGGCTGATGGCATCATCCACCACCTTCATGCTTTCAGGGTCGGGTTCTGTTATTTTGAGTCTGCCTTCCCTCAGTGCATCCTCCAGTATCATCATTGACCTGAAATCCCTGATCTCATCTGTGACAGACCTTACAGTGTAATTTTCCCTTCCCTCTGGCACGTATCCATTTATGAAGGCGGATGCATCAAGAACCTTCTTCATAAAAATCACATTATCCATGTGAAACCATACTGTTCCCTTTCTTCAGCTTTGAGGGATCATCCTAATAAATGTAGTTGAGGTGATGAAGAGAGAATAGAAATAAGGAGCGAAGACCCAGAAAGACTCCAGCAAAGGATTTACATGGTCATGGTCCTTAAAAGACCCCAGGGTTGGGAGTGGTAACCGGCAAGCTATTAAAAAGTATTACATCAGAATTTAATAAAACTTTTAAAAACTCGTTTTTTTGGATTTAAATGGTTTTAAAGTCCTTAAACATGATTATGACCCCCATATGCTGATTTAAATAACTCAACGAAAACTTTATAAATAGTGCTGTCAATATATAGTAAACGGGTAGGGTCCAGGACTTTTAAAACTTATTCTGGTCTTTTAAATTGGAATTGAAACCGCCTCCAATCCAATATCAAACCCTACCCCAATCAAATCGTCATAAATTTTTATTACTTTTCTCTCCTTGTCAGAAAGGGGATTATAATCATTTTCGGTAATCCAGAAACCAGAAGACTTATAAATCGCGCCTACATAAATAAAGTGTTACGCGCATCATTCTGTATTAACAGGTGGTTGATGAATATGAAAAGTCAGAGTATGGAGGAGCACAGAACCTCAGCCCCAGTGGATATCACATGTGGTGTCATCACCCTCAGTGATTCCAAGTACAGGGAATTCCAGGAGACCGGTGAAATACCGGAAAGTGACATCTCTGGCAGACTCCTTGTTGATGCACTCTCCCGTGATTACACTGTTTCAGAATATACTGTGATACCCGATGATGGGAAGATGCTGATGTCTGCAATTCATGAGATGATCGATGAGGGGGTGTCAGTCATATTCACCACAGGCGGCACCGGCATCGGGAGCCGTGATATAACCGTTGAGACACTCAGGGAAATCTTTGAAAAGGAACTTGATGGTTTCGGTGAGATATTCAGGTATCTCTCATTCAAGGAGCTTGGAGCCGGGGCAATACTCAGCAGGGCAACTGCAGGCGTTTACAGGGGGACCTTGATATTTGCACTTCCAGGATCACCCAACGCCGTTAAACTTGGAATCGAAATTGTGGCCAGTGAGATCGGCCATCTTGTTAAACACCTGCGGGAATAGCCAGAAATATAAAGAGAATGTTCAGGAATGGTTGAAGTCAGATACCGAAAGAAGGGGTATGAGGGTTATGCCCTCCCTTTTAAATTCGTCGACAGCCCCTTCCTCACGGTCAACGACAACAAATGCCTTTTCAACGATCCCGCCGTTCTCCTGGATTGCCCTCACAGCCTTAAGGAGAGATCCGCCGGTTGTTGTAACGTCCTCAACCACTGCAACCCTGTCACCCTTCTGCAGATCCCCCTCAATGAGTTTCGAGGTTCCATATCCCTTTTTCTCCTTTCTTATCATCAGTAGAGGTTTTCTGGAGTACAGTGACACTGCAGTGGCTATGGGGACCGCCCCCAGGGCTGGGCCTGCTACCCTGTCCACGTCACCAGCCTCCACCGCTATGAGCCTCGCTATAACGTCAAGGACAGATGGATCCGTGATTGCCCTCTTTATATCAACATAGTAATCGCTTTCCTTACCTGATGAGAGGATGAATTTACCCCTCCTAACGACATCCCTTTCAGATAGAAGTTCTATAAGCTTCCTTCTGATTTCCTCTGTATCTTCGACCTGCATATTCTACAGACTCCCAGATCTGGAATGTAGCACTCTGAGCATACCTGCGCCCCGCAGAGTCTACATGTGTGAAGAAAACCTGCCTGTCCACAGATGCTGCAGATTCCCCTGAGCTCCAACTTCTCCACCGGCCCCTAGGGTCTATTCTTCGGGGCCCCTGAGGAGTATCTTGTCGCCTATCTTCTTGACCATTTCATAGGGAACTATTGTTTCGCCCTTTGATAGTCCAAGGCCCTCGGATATTCCTCCCTTCCCGAGAACAAGTGATTCTATTGTCTGTGATTCTATGTCGACTTCCACGTCCTTTACCTTCCCTATGACCTTTGCAGAGCTGTCAAGAACCTCTTTACCAACCATTTCCTCAACTATTCTCATGATACCACCATTTAATCACTGTATTTATTATTGGTCCTATTGGTATTTATAATTTTAAATACCGTTCACCGAAAGACTTTTATATTATGATATCCATTAAGTTGTTTTTCTTACAAAAATATATTTTATTTTTGGAGGCATAAAACCCATGAGAAAGGCCCTGGAAATATTCTGGAAGGACATGAAGACCGTTAAAAACAGTCCAGTTGTACTCTTCGTAATCGCAGTTATAATCTGCATCCCGGCTCTCTACGCTGTATTCAACATCCAGGCAACCCTCGATCCATACTCAAGGACCTCCAGTATAGAGGTTGCAGTTGTCAACGAGGACCGGGGAGCAAATTTCAATGGCACACACATGAATATAGGAGCAGAATTTGTCAGTGAACTCAGGAAGAACAGGAACTTCGACTGGCAGTTCGTCGACCGATCCGATGCAATGGATGGCCTCAGGAAGGGGAAATATTACGCTGTTCTCATAATACCTGGAAACTTCAGCTCTGACCTCCTGTCAATAAAGAACGGGACCCCGAGACAGGCAAGTATACAGTACATAGTGAATGACAAGTTAAACCCTGTTGCACCCAGGATAACAAACGCTGGAGCAGATGCCCTCCAGGCAAAGATAAACAGTGAAGTCGTTAAAACAGTTGATGGAATAGTGTTCGGTAAGATAAGTGAAGCAGGTGAACTTGCAAGGGCAAACAGGGATGATATACTGAGGACAAAGAGATTCATCAATGAACTTAATGGAAACCTCGGTAAAATCGATGAAACCCTCAGCAGTGCCAATTCAGACCTTGAAAAGGGACAGAATCTATGGTCATCACTTAAAGCAGATCTGCCAGAAATCAGGGACAACGCCAACTTCGTGAAGGAGAAATACAGCCTCCTTGAGGGTTACATTGGTAAAGACCCTGCAAAGGCCCTTTCAACGGTCCAGAACATGGAGTCACACCTATCAGAGGCAATAACCTCAATGAAATATCTCAGGGCAGTCCTTGCCAGCCTTTACTCAGCCACAGGGGATCCAAAACTGAAGACAGCCATTGACCAGATCGACACAAATATAGAGAAGGCCAGCTCGGTTCTCGGGATACTGCAGGCAATTGAATCCGATCTCAAAACAAAGGGCACCACTGACCGGCTTGTGAAGCTTAAGGCATCCCTCGACAGGATGGACAGCGCCCTCAACAAACTCATGGAGAGCAGGGACGAGATAGATGCTGCAATGCAGGATGCTTCATCAAAACTGGGCATGGCAAACGCCAGATGGCCTACCATGAGGTCAGCCATCCAGGATGCCAGCAGAAAGCTGAACATGATCAGCGAGGATGACCTCAACAACCTCGTGAAGCTGGCTGACATTGACCCACACGCTGTGAGGGAGTACTTCAGGAGCCCTGTGAAGATGGAGAAACAGCACATATACCCTGTGAAGAACTATGGATCTGCCCTGGCACCATTCTACATACCCATATCCCTGTGGATAGGCGGTATAATTGCCGTTGCAATGATAAGCATGAGGGTGAAGTATGGTGAATACAGCAGCATCCAGGTATATTTCGGGAGGATGGGTCTCTTCATAATAATAGCAGTATTCCAGGCGCTCATCGTTGTGGCGGGTGCGCTGCTTCTGAGGGTGCAGACCACGGGAGCTATGCTACTTCTGCTCACATCCACCTATGTGAGCATATGCTCGATGCTGATAATTTATTCACTGACCTCCGCCCTGGGAAATGCCGGTAAGGCGCTCTCAATAATAATTCTTGTACTCCAGATTACCGGTACCGGGGGCATATTCCCTGTGGAACTGCTACCACCCTTCTTCCAGGCTATACACCCATACCTCCCCCTCACCTACGCTGTCGGGGCGCTGAGGGAGGTTGTTGGTGGTGTGATCTGGAGCATCTACTGGACGAACATCGCACTTCTCAGCCTCTTTCCCGTGGTAACCTTCATCATCACGGTTCTCGTCAAGGAGAAAATGGATAAGAGGGCCCACTGGATGGAAAGCAAACTGGAAGAAAGCGGTCTTTTCTGATAAATCCCTAATTTTTTTATTTTTTGCAGCTCAATCAGCTGATTCTCTGCATGAATCTGATGTCATCCACAGAACTGTCAATCATTAATCCATGAAAATGAAATGTGTTCCCTAATAGCTGTGATTACTGTAAACCTTACAAGAGACTGTAGCCCGCCATAGAGACTACTGTAAAACTCACTATCAAAAAAAGTTCAATGATCTCTCATAGATCTGCCAGATTGTTTTAATCCAGTGTAAGGCCTTTAATCATCGACTGGCTGCACGAAAAGAGTTTTAGATGAAAAAAGTGAGGAGTGGTCTTAAAGACCAAGTTCATCCTCTTCCATTCTTTTCTCTTCTTCCTCCCACCTGAGTTCTTCCATTATCTGTTCTTCCTCATCCTCATCGCCCTGGTTCCAGTTCACCAGGCCGTATATAACGCAGAAGACCGTTATCAGGATGCAGAGGATATATGCACTCCATACCCATGGGTCAGGTATTCCAAGTACCATGCTTGACCTCCACTAGACTCCGTTAAAACATTTCTGGATGTGCTCATCAGATGGGGGTTCAGTAAGAAGGCTGACAGCCACCATGAAGATGGCTGAGACAGGCACCCCCACCAGTATCGGGTCGACCACTGGCCATGGCATCGATGCTATAACAGGCCCCCCTAAGAGTGCCTTGGCGATTCCAAGGGCCTCTGCGGTCTTTTTGTATTCAAAGAGTAACCAGAAGAGGCTTACAATGGCCCCTGAAACCATCCCGGCTATTGCACCCTCCCTTGTGGCCCTCTTCCAGAACAGGGCAGCAGTGTAGACCGAAAGGAATGATGCTGCACATATACCGAAGAAAAGGGCTGTGCCCTGTGCAACTATGCTTCCAGGGAGGAGGTAACCAAGGACAACCGCTATGAGTACCGCTATTATTATACCTCCCCTTGTGATGAGGACTGACCTATCACCCTTCTTCCTTCTTATTGTCTCATAGACGTCCCTTCCTATGGCTGTCCCCTGTACATGGAACTGTGCACTGAGTGTCGACATGGCCGCTGAGAGGAGGGTCAGCATGAAGATATATGAGAACCACTCGGGCATGGCAGACTTTATGAAAAAGGGTATTATCTTATCTGCGTTTCCACCAGCAGCCTGCACCGCTATAATACCCATCTTCCTGAAGAAGTAGACATTTGACAGTGCCCCGACGACGTAGGCGCTCCAGGTCATCACAAATATGAAGAGTGCGCCTATCAGGACTCCCCTGTTGAGTTCCCTGTTGGACTTCACCGTCATGAACCTCACTATTAGCTGGGGCTGTGCAAGTACACCAACACCAACACCCAGGATTATGGTTGATAGGAGCGTCCACCAGTATGGACTCCCATATACAGGCATGCTGGTCCACCCGGTTGCCCCTAAGGCCCTTGCCTTGGCAGGTATGAGGTGTGAAATGTTTGTGAGTGCCTGATGAGCGTCCACAACACCGCCAAGAATGTAGTAGGTCGACACAACGAGGAAGATCATTCCAAGGAACATTATGGTCCCCTGGAGGGCGTCAGTGTACATTACACCCCTTATACCTCCAAGGACAACATAAACAGCAACTATTAATGCCATCAGTATGAGGGCGATGTTGAAGTCCAGGC
Encoded proteins:
- a CDS encoding methanogenesis marker 3 protein, producing MFVKVNGVEVELPDGSTVRDALEATGAPYVEGTLICLISGTRELERTIDTYRIRTTAGSILLELLPDDAPGIVEEWRRIYTGLENMRIRWTTPSEVSMGPLRTELEPSGDEFTYDEDEVIMSLSGFSPDSTHIIISREPHSAVYGVPGENRGVFARITGGKRTVESLTQDDMVKSVEPVVERKSIVESAAVTDLNTELEEGNQLFTYVKVKPSPESPQSVEHFFSMLEDGKLRVDYEANSFIGFYSLQGIKKDPEKIDKRNRGTVTLRNTGRGAGRVYIYREDRVSTPSHSIIGHVTEGMELVDIAGEGDQITVECEPGRIMTVAMTQKEAEEYLRGYGIEQVREGILDDDAIVVVQDPPYTMDILREGKVRTIGIDPDKILEIELDPDAPRSSWYFRRLTGLIDTPIGSLKVHFAFPGMKVVMFEGDKSLAKGLIPENTPERCVKKGNIGITNMSRRHIGMVGVRLEDNDEYGPTGEPFNGTNMIGKITGGIENVEKLKEGDTVYVRERKRG
- a CDS encoding methanogenesis marker 2 protein, which codes for MDLDHIIHSLKNFEGVTRKRPIKNIVSILNDAYNVSGNTYLGYGDDASAIRIGDGKLLLLAADGIWGRLMDADPYWAGYCSVLVNVNDIAAMGGKPVGMVNVLSINSSETCYRVMEGIRDGAEKFGVPMVGGHVHPDTPYDALDVSIAGVASEDALITSCDARPGDRVIVGIDLDGRPHPSFPLNWDTTTHKSPEDVQAQIDIMAELAERRLVTAGKDISNPGTLGTLGMLLEASDVGARIEMESIPRNRSVDWDSWLKMYPGSGFVLTAAPENVDECIELLESVGITASDVGEIIVDQRLYLRFDDDEGVLFDLESDIITGVTEEKS
- a CDS encoding DUF2117 family protein produces the protein MRIGVVVHGPHIVDSGYAAKLIEFLGKYGHVKARLGGTMGRTAVYDAHLEDVIDISEKRLPSESVDLFAEEGHDLVVLMNYGKSRITGHGFGYKVFQRSERKPPMVQIERPGEPDGSVVPWREEVLPFAEEIAEELGLELVDPQEICREIFHGEPCNQQEPDTREYRRLVGVSANENIFVNGIVVGTSTSDDVTLVAEDGMITDIIGGRIKKHGVEKLGRVNLKDAVVKTGLLRRSDVKPRKVKLRENIKEMYRVSFLNHAAEDIYSLHDADLVVTVGDDTTLVAADILYRFDVPIIGITDGDIDRVVRNGFKCSGSIIIEFEGGWDDIVGERIHRELFRGRDTIEIEDLESFKKDLLQIIDNIGAEYTVRYT
- a CDS encoding type II toxin-antitoxin system VapC family toxin codes for the protein MKKVLDASAFINGYVPEGRENYTVRSVTDEIRDFRSMMILEDALREGRLKITEPDPESMKVVDDAISQSGDILRLSPTDMEVIGLALSLKGDDEVLVITDDYTIQNTLKILGIGFRSVLTSGIRDTYLWRRVCTGCRKVYPPDYEFEECEICGSRIVRKRHRN
- a CDS encoding molybdenum cofactor biosynthesis protein B; translated protein: MKSQSMEEHRTSAPVDITCGVITLSDSKYREFQETGEIPESDISGRLLVDALSRDYTVSEYTVIPDDGKMLMSAIHEMIDEGVSVIFTTGGTGIGSRDITVETLREIFEKELDGFGEIFRYLSFKELGAGAILSRATAGVYRGTLIFALPGSPNAVKLGIEIVASEIGHLVKHLRE
- the pyrE gene encoding orotate phosphoribosyltransferase, with protein sequence MQVEDTEEIRRKLIELLSERDVVRRGKFILSSGKESDYYVDIKRAITDPSVLDVIARLIAVEAGDVDRVAGPALGAVPIATAVSLYSRKPLLMIRKEKKGYGTSKLIEGDLQKGDRVAVVEDVTTTGGSLLKAVRAIQENGGIVEKAFVVVDREEGAVDEFKREGITLIPLLSVSDFNHS
- a CDS encoding PRC-barrel domain-containing protein, with translation MRIVEEMVGKEVLDSSAKVIGKVKDVEVDIESQTIESLVLGKGGISEGLGLSKGETIVPYEMVKKIGDKILLRGPEE
- a CDS encoding YhgE/Pip domain-containing protein; the protein is MRKALEIFWKDMKTVKNSPVVLFVIAVIICIPALYAVFNIQATLDPYSRTSSIEVAVVNEDRGANFNGTHMNIGAEFVSELRKNRNFDWQFVDRSDAMDGLRKGKYYAVLIIPGNFSSDLLSIKNGTPRQASIQYIVNDKLNPVAPRITNAGADALQAKINSEVVKTVDGIVFGKISEAGELARANRDDILRTKRFINELNGNLGKIDETLSSANSDLEKGQNLWSSLKADLPEIRDNANFVKEKYSLLEGYIGKDPAKALSTVQNMESHLSEAITSMKYLRAVLASLYSATGDPKLKTAIDQIDTNIEKASSVLGILQAIESDLKTKGTTDRLVKLKASLDRMDSALNKLMESRDEIDAAMQDASSKLGMANARWPTMRSAIQDASRKLNMISEDDLNNLVKLADIDPHAVREYFRSPVKMEKQHIYPVKNYGSALAPFYIPISLWIGGIIAVAMISMRVKYGEYSSIQVYFGRMGLFIIIAVFQALIVVAGALLLRVQTTGAMLLLLTSTYVSICSMLIIYSLTSALGNAGKALSIIILVLQITGTGGIFPVELLPPFFQAIHPYLPLTYAVGALREVVGGVIWSIYWTNIALLSLFPVVTFIITVLVKEKMDKRAHWMESKLEESGLF
- a CDS encoding symporter small accessory protein is translated as MVLGIPDPWVWSAYILCILITVFCVIYGLVNWNQGDEDEEEQIMEELRWEEEEKRMEEDELGL
- a CDS encoding sodium:solute symporter — protein: MDLLILGIVVLIYFLLVGYVGYVAWRRTETSEDYMVAGRRTHPYIMAMSYGATFISTAAIVGFGGMAGVFGMGILWLVFLNILVGIFIAFVFFGKRTRKMGHNMLALTFPEFLGRRFNSRFLQYFGGTIIFLGMPLYASVVLIGAARFIETTLGLDFNIALILMALIVAVYVVLGGIRGVMYTDALQGTIMFLGMIFLVVSTYYILGGVVDAHQALTNISHLIPAKARALGATGWTSMPVYGSPYWWTLLSTIILGVGVGVLAQPQLIVRFMTVKSNRELNRGVLIGALFIFVMTWSAYVVGALSNVYFFRKMGIIAVQAAGGNADKIIPFFIKSAMPEWFSYIFMLTLLSAAMSTLSAQFHVQGTAIGRDVYETIRRKKGDRSVLITRGGIIIAVLIAVVLGYLLPGSIVAQGTALFFGICAASFLSVYTAALFWKRATREGAIAGMVSGAIVSLFWLLFEYKKTAEALGIAKALLGGPVIASMPWPVVDPILVGVPVSAIFMVAVSLLTEPPSDEHIQKCFNGV